One window of the Granulicella arctica genome contains the following:
- a CDS encoding ABC transporter ATP-binding protein, protein MAKQSKQEDKKRKAAHGDEVMGKAYDGRLMRRLLTYLRPYKLQTGLSAVSIIFKAGSDVIGPYLVKVAVDQYMTGTPNPRPSWLARHLSPVPMTGITQIASLYLGSLLITFILEFLQTYLMQWTGQKIMFDLRSQIFRHIQGMSPAFFDRNPVGKLVTRVTSDVDALNEMFTSGVLAIFEDVFVLAFIVIIMLRMSWPLAIITISVIPAILYVTGIFRKYVRESYRRQRHATARINTFTQEYVSGMSIVQLFNRERRAYDDFSSVNAENKQAWTDAIFAYALYYPIVEFLSSVAIALVLWRGGSAVLHNAGFLAAFPNLHLERAPGFFGTVSIGVLIAFIQYAQRFFRPIQDLSDKYNILQSAMAAAERVFNLLDTAPEITSPPNPIPGDNSGRVEFRNVWFTYQKLTAEQQEYLTGLSLVNSLPESHGIIRGSESLESGPLAKIEWILRGVSFTIEPDETAAIVGHTGAGKTTITALMMRFYDIQHGQILIDGVDVRDQDLNKLRRRFGVVLQDPFLFSGTIGDNIRLGSKWITDEQLEKAADEVNVGDFIRAQPLGFKEPVSERGSTLSTGQKQLISFARALAHAPRILILDEATSSVDTETELRVRLALSRMITGRTSVLIAHRLSTIQTADSILVMHKGQLRERGTHQELLTQRGLYWKLYQLQYRDQESGIITAPLDTESLLAG, encoded by the coding sequence ATGGCAAAGCAAAGCAAGCAGGAAGACAAGAAGCGCAAGGCAGCGCACGGCGACGAGGTCATGGGCAAGGCCTACGACGGCCGCCTCATGCGCCGCCTCCTCACCTATCTCCGCCCCTACAAGCTCCAGACCGGCCTCTCCGCAGTCTCCATCATCTTTAAAGCAGGAAGCGACGTCATCGGCCCCTACCTCGTCAAGGTAGCCGTCGACCAGTACATGACCGGCACACCGAACCCCAGGCCCTCATGGCTCGCCCGTCACCTCAGCCCCGTCCCGATGACCGGCATCACCCAGATCGCCTCCCTCTATCTCGGCTCGCTCCTTATCACCTTCATCCTCGAATTCCTCCAGACCTACCTCATGCAGTGGACCGGCCAGAAGATCATGTTCGATCTCCGCAGCCAGATCTTCCGCCACATCCAGGGCATGTCCCCCGCCTTCTTCGACCGCAACCCCGTAGGCAAGCTCGTCACCCGCGTCACCTCAGACGTCGACGCGCTCAACGAGATGTTCACCTCCGGCGTCCTCGCGATCTTTGAGGACGTCTTCGTCCTCGCCTTCATCGTCATCATCATGCTGCGGATGTCCTGGCCCCTCGCCATCATTACCATCTCCGTCATCCCGGCCATCCTGTACGTCACCGGCATCTTCCGCAAGTACGTCCGCGAGAGCTATCGCCGCCAGCGCCACGCCACCGCCCGCATCAACACCTTCACGCAGGAATATGTCTCCGGCATGTCCATCGTGCAGCTCTTCAACCGCGAGCGCCGCGCCTACGACGACTTCTCCTCCGTCAATGCCGAGAATAAGCAGGCGTGGACCGACGCCATCTTCGCCTACGCCCTCTACTACCCCATCGTCGAATTCCTTAGCTCCGTCGCCATCGCCCTCGTCCTCTGGCGCGGCGGCTCCGCAGTCCTCCACAACGCCGGCTTCCTCGCCGCCTTCCCGAACCTGCATCTGGAGCGCGCCCCCGGCTTCTTCGGTACCGTCTCCATCGGCGTCCTCATTGCCTTTATTCAATATGCGCAGCGATTCTTCCGGCCCATCCAGGATCTCAGCGACAAATACAACATCCTCCAATCCGCCATGGCCGCCGCTGAGCGTGTCTTCAACCTCCTCGACACCGCCCCCGAGATCACCTCGCCGCCAAACCCCATCCCCGGCGATAACTCCGGCCGCGTAGAGTTCCGCAACGTCTGGTTCACCTACCAGAAACTTACCGCTGAGCAGCAGGAATATCTCACGGGCCTCTCCTTGGTGAATTCGCTGCCAGAAAGTCACGGAATCATTCGGGGCTCAGAGTCCCTGGAAAGTGGTCCTCTCGCTAAAATCGAGTGGATCCTCCGCGGCGTCTCCTTCACCATCGAGCCTGACGAAACCGCCGCCATCGTAGGCCACACCGGCGCCGGCAAGACCACCATCACCGCCCTGATGATGCGCTTCTACGACATCCAGCACGGCCAGATCCTCATCGACGGCGTAGACGTTCGCGATCAGGACCTGAACAAACTCCGTCGCCGCTTCGGTGTCGTCCTGCAGGACCCCTTCCTCTTCTCCGGCACCATCGGCGACAATATCCGCCTCGGCTCCAAGTGGATCACCGACGAGCAACTCGAAAAAGCAGCCGACGAGGTCAACGTGGGTGACTTCATCCGTGCCCAACCCCTCGGCTTCAAGGAACCCGTCAGCGAGCGAGGATCTACCCTCTCCACCGGCCAGAAGCAGCTCATCAGCTTCGCTCGCGCCCTCGCCCACGCTCCTCGCATCCTCATCCTCGACGAGGCCACCTCCTCCGTCGACACCGAGACCGAGCTTCGTGTCCGCCTTGCCCTGTCGCGCATGATCACCGGCCGCACCTCCGTCCTCATCGCCCATCGCCTCTCGACCATTCAGACTGCCGATTCGATCCTCGTCATGCACAAAGGCCAGCTGCGCGAGCGCGGTACCCATCAGGAACTCCTCACCCAGCGCGGCCTCTACTGGAAGCTCTACCAGCTCCAATATCGCGATCAGGAGTCTGGAATCATCACCGCCCCGCTCGACACTGAATCGCTCCTGGCCGGATAG
- a CDS encoding ABC transporter permease: protein MLRDIFGQAMEAMRFNGRRTMITILGMAWGIATVVLLLAFGAGFGRAFEAIFSQFGTNMIGVFPGTTSEQAGGAKAGVKVRFTQEDVERIQETVPGIIRVSPVDFKTVPVSNELHNYTWEVDGITPALQQIQKMDLSAGRAMSEADLVSRAHVAIIGSEAKTKLFSGLYPIGESIHVNGVSFQIIGVLKPKMQEGDDNDNRIVNIPLSTMSDLKDTKYLGGIWMSYQGDHMAVERALRNTLGAAHAFRPSDKNAIFVANLMEQLSQFRAVSIGLQVLLLFIGALTLGIAGIGLMNIMLVSVKQRTREIGVEKALGARKRHILFQFLAEALVISSVGGVTGVALAYAVSKLIGSVKFYSAIAANATDADIHLIISPNSVLVATTILIIVGTISGMIPAMQAANLDPIEALRYE from the coding sequence ATGCTCAGAGACATCTTCGGCCAGGCTATGGAGGCCATGCGCTTCAACGGCCGCCGCACCATGATCACCATCCTCGGCATGGCTTGGGGCATCGCCACAGTCGTGCTCCTGCTCGCGTTCGGAGCAGGCTTCGGACGCGCCTTCGAAGCGATCTTTTCGCAGTTCGGCACCAACATGATCGGCGTCTTTCCCGGCACCACCAGCGAGCAGGCTGGCGGTGCAAAAGCAGGCGTGAAAGTCCGCTTCACCCAGGAAGATGTAGAACGCATTCAGGAAACCGTTCCCGGCATCATCCGGGTCTCGCCCGTCGACTTTAAGACCGTCCCCGTCTCGAACGAACTCCACAACTACACCTGGGAGGTCGATGGCATCACGCCCGCTCTCCAGCAGATCCAGAAGATGGATCTCAGCGCCGGACGCGCCATGAGCGAGGCCGATCTCGTCTCCCGCGCCCACGTTGCCATCATCGGTTCCGAGGCTAAGACCAAGCTCTTCTCCGGCCTCTACCCCATCGGCGAAAGCATCCACGTCAACGGCGTCAGCTTCCAGATCATCGGCGTCCTCAAGCCCAAGATGCAGGAGGGTGATGACAACGACAACCGCATCGTCAACATCCCGCTCAGCACCATGAGCGACCTGAAAGACACCAAGTATCTCGGCGGCATCTGGATGAGCTACCAGGGCGATCACATGGCCGTCGAGCGCGCACTTCGGAACACCCTGGGTGCCGCCCACGCCTTCAGACCCTCAGACAAAAACGCCATCTTCGTAGCCAATCTGATGGAGCAGCTATCCCAGTTCCGCGCCGTCAGCATCGGCCTGCAGGTCCTGCTCCTCTTTATCGGCGCACTCACATTAGGCATCGCGGGCATCGGCCTGATGAACATCATGCTCGTCAGCGTCAAACAACGCACCCGCGAGATCGGCGTCGAAAAAGCCCTCGGCGCACGCAAGCGCCACATCCTCTTCCAGTTCCTCGCCGAAGCCCTGGTCATCAGCAGCGTAGGCGGCGTAACGGGAGTCGCCCTCGCCTACGCCGTCAGCAAACTCATCGGCAGCGTAAAGTTCTACAGCGCCATAGCCGCCAACGCTACCGACGCAGACATTCACCTCATCATCTCGCCCAACAGCGTCCTTGTCGCCACCACAATCCTCATCATCGTAGGCACCATCAGCGGCATGATTCCCGCCATGCAGGCCGCAAACCTCGACCCCATCGAAGCCCTCCGCTACGAGTAG
- a CDS encoding ABC transporter permease, translated as MRAILDTFSQVFRAIGANKLRSFLTMFGIAWGVASLLLLIGLGEGFRSGQRRSLAEVGDDVIMMFGGTIPALPNQHTGMRPYKLTLADAVAVQSGASHVRNVTALINRGDLKQVSEFSSSGGAVMGTQLSFPMIRHLPIAQGRFFDQDDLAQRRQVVILGQKNNALLFPGHPAIGAFITLNGYRFQVIGVAAKIGRGNNDGDNQKVYVPLTTMMELFPITGENVPEDAITSIQYQPITEKENEDAKADVHRIVAANHGFSPDLKDAWEEWDTIKSNQTVGMIFTAMDFFLGGVGIVTLALGAVGIVNIMLVTVQERTREIGLRKAIGATNRSIMTQFFLEGMILTGLSGFIGIAAAAALMAVLGSLLGNNQMGMDPPRLVPWSAAMAISILTLCGIVAGVYPASVAARLEPVEALRKE; from the coding sequence ATGCGCGCCATCTTAGACACTTTCAGTCAGGTCTTTCGCGCCATCGGCGCGAATAAGCTGCGCTCGTTCCTCACCATGTTCGGCATCGCGTGGGGCGTAGCCTCGCTGCTCCTGCTCATCGGGCTGGGCGAAGGTTTCCGCTCCGGCCAGCGTCGCAGTCTGGCCGAAGTCGGCGACGACGTCATCATGATGTTCGGCGGAACCATCCCCGCACTCCCCAACCAGCACACCGGCATGCGCCCTTATAAATTGACGCTGGCTGATGCTGTCGCCGTGCAGTCTGGCGCCTCGCACGTGCGCAACGTCACCGCGCTCATCAATCGCGGCGACCTCAAGCAGGTCAGCGAGTTCTCAAGCTCTGGCGGCGCCGTCATGGGCACCCAACTCAGCTTCCCCATGATCCGTCATCTCCCCATCGCGCAGGGCCGCTTCTTCGATCAGGATGACCTCGCCCAGCGCCGACAGGTTGTCATCCTCGGCCAGAAGAACAACGCCCTCCTCTTTCCCGGACACCCCGCGATCGGTGCCTTCATCACCTTGAATGGCTACCGCTTCCAGGTCATCGGTGTGGCCGCCAAGATCGGTCGCGGCAACAACGACGGCGACAACCAGAAGGTCTACGTCCCCCTCACCACCATGATGGAGCTCTTTCCCATCACCGGCGAAAACGTCCCGGAGGACGCCATCACGTCCATCCAGTACCAGCCCATCACCGAGAAAGAGAACGAGGACGCCAAGGCCGATGTCCACCGCATCGTCGCCGCCAATCACGGCTTCTCGCCCGATCTCAAGGACGCCTGGGAGGAGTGGGACACCATCAAGTCCAACCAGACCGTCGGCATGATCTTTACCGCCATGGACTTCTTTCTCGGCGGCGTCGGCATCGTCACACTCGCGCTCGGCGCCGTCGGCATCGTCAACATCATGCTCGTCACCGTACAGGAGCGGACGCGCGAGATCGGTCTCCGCAAAGCAATCGGCGCTACCAACCGCAGCATCATGACGCAGTTCTTCCTCGAAGGCATGATCCTCACCGGCCTCAGCGGCTTCATCGGGATCGCCGCCGCGGCCGCGCTGATGGCCGTCCTCGGCTCGCTGCTCGGCAACAACCAGATGGGCATGGACCCGCCGCGGCTCGTTCCATGGTCGGCAGCCATGGCGATTAGTATTCTCACGCTCTGCGGCATCGTCGCGGGCGTCTACCCGGCGAGTGTTGCCGCAAGGCTCGAGCCGGTGGAAGCCCTGCGAAAGGAGTAG
- a CDS encoding 3-hydroxyacyl-CoA dehydrogenase NAD-binding domain-containing protein, producing MATAFPAPGSAVIRTVAVIGAGKAGRSFALACAAAGFHVVLEDVMPANLRQAEADFSDMRLHAAPGRLELALTVEDAVHAADLAIDFVPDELESKLEILSLLDRMAPPRTILCTPTSGISITDLASCTYRPERCLAIRGTLGSSVRLLYPASVDTTALSATAHFFETVGSTVETEADPDLPMLMKNIVYTR from the coding sequence GTGGCAACGGCCTTCCCCGCACCAGGTAGCGCAGTCATCCGGACTGTCGCCGTCATCGGAGCAGGGAAGGCTGGCCGCAGCTTCGCTCTTGCCTGCGCCGCTGCAGGCTTCCACGTCGTCCTCGAAGATGTCATGCCCGCCAACCTTCGGCAGGCCGAAGCGGACTTCTCGGACATGCGTCTCCACGCCGCGCCCGGTCGTCTCGAACTGGCCCTCACCGTCGAAGACGCCGTCCACGCCGCCGATCTCGCCATCGACTTCGTACCGGACGAACTCGAATCCAAGCTCGAAATCCTCAGCCTGCTCGACCGCATGGCCCCACCCCGCACCATCCTCTGCACCCCCACCAGCGGCATCAGCATCACCGACCTTGCCTCCTGCACCTACCGCCCCGAGCGCTGCCTCGCCATCCGCGGAACCCTCGGCAGCAGCGTGCGTCTGCTCTATCCAGCTTCGGTCGACACCACCGCCCTCAGCGCGACGGCGCATTTCTTCGAAACCGTTGGCAGCACCGTCGAAACAGAGGCCGATCCCGACCTCCCCATGCTCATGAAAAACATCGTCTACACCCGCTAA
- a CDS encoding DUF1223 domain-containing protein, translating to MRLILLAAALSLPSFAAAQTPARTPVLVELFTSEGCSSCPPADALLSRLAHNQPIDNAQIIVLGEHVDYWDQLGWHDRFSSAQFTARQNHYSTGFHLDSIYTPQMVVDGTAQFVGNDQTQAWRAVTVAARTAKLPLSLSALTTSGRTIAASVSLATPPASDADLYAALIDPYDTTEVQRGENSGRHLQHVSVVRTLTRIGTTRDLAHGPLRFTLTAPESATPATMQVVVFAQQVTPNATLGPILGAAISTPTSTSPQVAAAR from the coding sequence ATGCGCCTCATCCTCCTCGCCGCAGCCCTTAGCCTCCCGTCCTTCGCAGCCGCACAGACACCCGCCAGAACACCCGTCCTCGTCGAGCTCTTCACCTCCGAGGGTTGTTCAAGCTGCCCGCCGGCGGACGCGCTCCTCTCCCGCCTCGCCCACAACCAGCCCATCGACAACGCCCAGATCATCGTCCTCGGCGAGCATGTCGACTACTGGGACCAGCTCGGCTGGCACGACCGCTTCTCCTCCGCCCAGTTCACCGCGCGTCAGAATCACTACAGCACCGGCTTCCACCTCGACAGCATCTACACCCCGCAGATGGTCGTCGACGGCACCGCACAGTTTGTCGGCAATGATCAGACGCAGGCCTGGCGAGCCGTCACAGTCGCCGCCCGCACCGCCAAACTCCCCCTCAGCCTCTCTGCACTCACCACCAGCGGCCGCACCATCGCTGCCTCAGTCTCTCTCGCAACTCCCCCGGCATCCGACGCAGACCTCTACGCCGCACTGATCGACCCCTACGACACCACCGAGGTCCAACGCGGCGAAAACTCCGGCCGTCACCTCCAGCACGTCTCCGTCGTACGCACGCTCACCCGCATCGGCACCACCCGCGACCTCGCCCACGGTCCACTCCGCTTCACCCTCACAGCCCCCGAAAGCGCAACCCCTGCCACCATGCAGGTCGTCGTCTTCGCTCAGCAGGTCACCCCAAACGCCACCCTCGGCCCCATCCTCGGAGCAGCCATCAGCACGCCCACATCCACCTCACCCCAGGTAGCCGCCGCCCGCTAA
- a CDS encoding DUF892 family protein, with protein MATTTRRTLVDLLGNELQELLAAEKAILKVLPRLGKAAHTGELRETLTARVREGKEQVARLEKVVKILDLEGVRVCAGTSGILKGCSQVLTAYEAGNLRDVAILSGMERVEAYRVAAYGSCREIAELLGLDEVVGLVEEGLELDVLAGKKFAQIAVQVNAEAFVDGNSPDCFLKNHND; from the coding sequence ATGGCGACAACGACGAGGCGGACGCTGGTGGACTTGCTGGGGAACGAGTTGCAGGAGTTGCTGGCTGCGGAGAAGGCGATTCTGAAGGTGCTTCCGCGGCTGGGGAAGGCTGCGCATACGGGTGAGCTTCGTGAGACGCTGACGGCGCGAGTGCGTGAGGGCAAGGAGCAGGTGGCGCGGCTGGAGAAGGTGGTGAAGATCCTCGACCTTGAGGGAGTGCGGGTTTGTGCGGGGACGAGCGGGATTCTGAAAGGATGTTCACAGGTGCTGACGGCGTACGAGGCGGGTAATCTGCGGGATGTCGCGATTTTGAGCGGGATGGAACGGGTGGAGGCTTACCGGGTGGCGGCGTACGGCTCGTGCCGCGAGATCGCGGAGCTGCTGGGACTGGATGAGGTTGTGGGATTGGTTGAGGAGGGGCTTGAGCTGGATGTGCTGGCGGGCAAGAAGTTCGCGCAGATTGCGGTGCAGGTAAATGCAGAGGCGTTTGTGGATGGGAACTCGCCGGATTGCTTTCTGAAGAACCATAACGATTAG
- a CDS encoding M1 family aminopeptidase yields the protein MAVSTGASLWAAPARVQMQITGYVISADLEPLTNQLTAKAKVTLSALEDLNTVTFELNNGLAITKLTDATGKVLTPERLTTTSTVRVPLNTPVPKGTSTTFNFEYTGALVGSETSPVEGIKLAAVADPISILLYAGRWFPMTGLFTNRFTAEMHIRVPSDERVIGSGATGHKSVGKEEEYSFNWTKPGFPGTIIAGKFLEPVTAPGIRNIKVYTTEKRKDFALDYVRTTAREFEYFSSIFGQPETGLINVVELPDDSVSAAWGPEIAAISGQRIADRNSQRLLSNTLAHQWWGSEVSPANLNDAWITNGMSRYAELLYLEDSGGKTAFQTAVTDISAGALAYDTEPLTSVGRLDPFSPQFQSMTLEKGAMVFHMLRWEMGDDVFNKFLRMLLTQFADKPIRTSDVQTVAQTQSETTLEPFFAQWLDGTGAPTFTDKFSVFRLGNGKGFRTVGAVQQDLDLFRMPVELRIETDGKTETRRVDVSGTESQYSVETFGRPRKISIDPENWLLKSTPDLAVRVAVLRGQQLVAQGDMAGALAEYQKALDTNKTSSLASYRIGEIFFTQRNYQSAANSFRDALRGDGDPRWVEVWSHIELGRVFDVTGQRDRAVNEYRLAVQTNDNTQGAVNEARALMQNPYKRPKTDN from the coding sequence ATGGCAGTCAGCACTGGCGCGAGCCTTTGGGCAGCACCTGCGCGCGTCCAGATGCAGATTACCGGCTATGTCATCAGCGCGGACCTCGAGCCGTTGACGAACCAGTTGACGGCCAAAGCAAAGGTCACGCTGAGCGCCCTCGAAGACCTCAACACCGTTACCTTCGAGCTTAATAACGGTCTGGCGATCACAAAGCTGACCGATGCGACAGGCAAAGTTCTCACCCCGGAACGACTTACCACAACGTCAACCGTTCGCGTGCCGCTGAACACGCCCGTACCGAAGGGCACCTCAACGACCTTCAACTTCGAGTACACCGGCGCGCTTGTCGGCTCGGAGACAAGCCCTGTCGAGGGCATCAAGCTTGCGGCTGTGGCCGATCCGATCAGCATCCTGCTCTATGCTGGTCGCTGGTTTCCTATGACTGGCCTCTTCACCAACCGCTTCACGGCGGAGATGCACATCCGTGTTCCGTCCGATGAGCGCGTCATCGGCAGTGGCGCGACAGGCCACAAGTCCGTCGGCAAGGAGGAAGAGTACAGCTTCAACTGGACCAAGCCTGGCTTTCCCGGCACGATCATCGCGGGCAAGTTCCTCGAACCCGTGACTGCTCCGGGAATCCGCAACATCAAGGTGTATACGACCGAGAAGCGCAAGGACTTCGCGCTCGATTACGTCCGCACAACAGCCCGCGAGTTCGAGTACTTCAGCAGCATCTTCGGTCAGCCTGAAACAGGTCTAATTAACGTCGTCGAGCTTCCTGACGACTCCGTTTCAGCAGCCTGGGGACCTGAGATCGCGGCCATCAGCGGGCAACGCATTGCGGATCGGAACAGCCAGCGACTGCTCTCGAACACGCTCGCACATCAATGGTGGGGCAGCGAAGTCTCACCCGCGAACCTGAACGATGCGTGGATTACGAACGGTATGTCGCGCTACGCCGAGTTGCTGTACCTCGAAGACTCCGGTGGAAAGACCGCCTTTCAGACCGCTGTTACGGACATCTCGGCTGGCGCGCTTGCCTACGATACCGAGCCGCTGACCAGCGTTGGACGTCTCGATCCGTTCTCGCCGCAGTTCCAGTCGATGACCCTTGAGAAAGGTGCGATGGTCTTCCACATGCTTCGTTGGGAGATGGGCGATGACGTCTTCAACAAGTTCCTGCGGATGCTCCTGACCCAGTTTGCCGACAAGCCTATTCGGACGAGCGATGTCCAGACTGTAGCGCAGACACAGTCGGAGACGACGCTTGAGCCGTTCTTCGCGCAGTGGCTCGATGGAACGGGCGCTCCAACGTTCACGGACAAGTTCAGCGTCTTCCGGCTTGGCAATGGAAAGGGCTTTCGTACTGTCGGAGCTGTCCAGCAGGATCTGGACCTTTTCCGCATGCCTGTTGAATTGCGGATTGAGACAGATGGCAAGACTGAAACGCGTCGCGTCGACGTGAGCGGAACCGAGTCGCAATACTCCGTCGAGACCTTCGGTCGTCCGCGCAAGATCAGCATCGATCCGGAGAACTGGCTGCTCAAGAGCACGCCTGATCTGGCGGTTCGCGTCGCTGTGCTTCGCGGTCAGCAACTTGTGGCGCAAGGCGATATGGCAGGAGCGCTTGCCGAATATCAGAAGGCTTTGGATACGAACAAGACGAGTTCCCTTGCGAGCTATCGCATTGGCGAGATCTTTTTTACGCAGCGGAACTACCAATCTGCGGCAAACTCTTTTCGCGATGCGCTGCGCGGCGATGGCGATCCTCGCTGGGTTGAGGTCTGGAGTCATATTGAGCTTGGGCGTGTGTTTGATGTCACTGGTCAGCGCGATCGGGCGGTGAATGAGTATCGGCTTGCGGTACAGACGAACGACAATACACAGGGCGCTGTGAACGAGGCTCGGGCGCTGATGCAAAATCCTTACAAGCGCCCTAAGACCGATAATTAA
- the lpxB gene encoding lipid-A-disaccharide synthase: MKKLKGAKIRGHIGLTSTIRYTLTIANETNPSIFISAGEASGDHYGAQILATLRSRLPDLTAFGLGGFEMAQEGLDHIVKAEDVAIMGITEVVRHMPRIYGEYRKLVGAIKSRRPQVAVLIDFPDVNFRLARELKKLDIPVVYFVSPQLWAWKRSRLRWVQQRVTRMMVIFPFEAAFYRARNVDAEFVGHPLATLPLPTETREAYAQLHGLTPTKQWISLLPGSRRKEVHLNLPEMLKAAALLLNDQPYEFLLPVANTIGHYFMRTALAEDSSTAKLPITLVDDARTAMFHSRASIVASGTATVQAAVIGNPFVVVYQVSNVTFTLAKRLIRYPSEIPAPRDADGHLPIAMVNLIAGTRIVPELLQSRFTAENLAATLQPLLADGPARETMISDLAAVRRSLLPSPESNPIHSVCDAVQSLLARDRPIARSSV, translated from the coding sequence TTGAAAAAGTTAAAAGGTGCCAAAATCCGAGGACACATCGGGCTGACATCCACCATCCGCTACACTCTCACCATCGCTAACGAAACCAACCCGAGCATCTTTATTTCAGCAGGCGAAGCCAGCGGCGACCACTACGGCGCCCAGATCCTGGCCACCCTCCGATCCCGCCTCCCAGACCTGACAGCCTTTGGTTTAGGCGGCTTCGAGATGGCCCAGGAAGGCCTAGACCACATCGTCAAAGCCGAAGACGTAGCCATCATGGGCATCACCGAAGTCGTCCGCCACATGCCCCGCATCTACGGCGAGTACCGGAAGCTCGTCGGCGCCATCAAGTCGCGCCGCCCGCAAGTCGCCGTGTTGATCGACTTCCCCGACGTCAACTTCCGCCTCGCCAGAGAACTCAAGAAGCTCGATATCCCGGTCGTCTACTTCGTAAGCCCCCAACTCTGGGCCTGGAAGCGTTCCCGTCTCCGCTGGGTCCAACAGCGCGTCACTCGCATGATGGTCATCTTCCCCTTCGAAGCCGCCTTCTACCGCGCCCGCAACGTCGATGCCGAGTTCGTAGGCCATCCGCTCGCCACCCTTCCACTCCCCACCGAAACTCGTGAAGCATACGCTCAACTTCATGGCCTAACACCAACAAAACAATGGATCTCCCTTCTACCCGGAAGCCGCCGCAAGGAGGTCCACCTCAACCTTCCCGAGATGCTGAAGGCAGCCGCTCTGCTCCTCAACGACCAGCCCTACGAGTTCCTCCTGCCCGTCGCCAACACCATCGGCCACTACTTTATGCGAACCGCCCTCGCCGAAGACTCATCCACCGCCAAACTCCCCATCACTCTCGTCGATGACGCCCGCACAGCCATGTTCCACAGCCGCGCCAGCATCGTCGCCAGCGGCACCGCTACCGTGCAAGCGGCTGTTATCGGCAACCCTTTTGTGGTGGTCTACCAGGTGTCGAACGTGACCTTTACCCTGGCCAAACGCCTCATCCGCTATCCGTCCGAGATCCCTGCTCCACGCGATGCAGATGGCCATTTGCCCATCGCGATGGTCAACCTGATCGCCGGCACACGCATCGTTCCCGAACTCCTACAATCCCGCTTCACTGCCGAAAACCTCGCCGCGACGCTGCAACCTCTTCTGGCTGACGGACCTGCCCGCGAGACCATGATCAGCGACCTCGCGGCGGTCCGCAGATCGCTTCTCCCGAGTCCCGAATCAAACCCAATCCACAGTGTTTGCGATGCCGTACAGTCACTACTAGCGCGCGACCGCCCAATCGCGCGCTCAAGCGTCTAA